DNA sequence from the Pseudoglutamicibacter cumminsii genome:
ATTCGTTCGGCCGTTCAACGGTGAGCGCATCGGCTTGATCCGGGTGCCGCAGCACGAAGTCCACGAGCGCCTCTGACGCACCTGCGAGCATGAACAGCGGTTGGTTGCAGCTCGGGTCTTGGACGGGGCCGGCGAGCGACGGGATCCGCTCGAGCCAGCGAATCACGTTGAGCAGAGCCATGTCCGGGTCGGCTGTGGCACGCAAAGCCTCGAGCACCGTCACGTGATCGACCTGGGCGAGCTCCTTTGACCTCAGCAGGGTGCGGGCACGCCGCGGGTCGTTGAACCCCGCGGCTCGTACAGCGCGGTCGATCGTGGAGGATGAACCCTCTGTGCTTTTGAGCGATTTTTCGTCTTGCTGGGATGTCATGGATTTCTTCTACAGCACCCTTCTAGAGCATCCCAAGGTAGCGGCGTAGCTCGAACGGGGAGATATCTTGACGGTATTCGTCCCATTCGGCTCGTTTATTGCGGAGGAAAGCGTCGAAAACCCATTCGCCCAGGATGTCGGCGACGAGTTCGGAGTTCTCCATGACGTTGATCGCTTCGTGCAGCGTGGACGGCAGCGGGTCGAGGCCCAGCACGCGGCGTTCACGACTTGTGAGCGAGAAAATGTCTTCTTCGGTTGGGTCACCGAGGTCGTAACGTTCGCGGATGCCTTTGAGCCCGGCGCCCAGGATGCATGCGTAGGCGAGGTACGGGTTGGCGGCGGAGTCGATGCCGCGGTACTCGACGCGGGCGGACTGCCCCTTTTCTGGCTTGTAGAGCGGTACGCGCACGAGGGCGGAACGGTTGTTGTGGCCCCACGAGATGTGGCTTGGCGCTTCTCCCCCGCCCCACAAACGCTTGTACGAGTTCACAAACTGGTTGGTTACCGCGGTGAACTCCGGCGCATGCGTCAGGACGCCTGCGATGAACTGGCGCGCCGTTGTGGAGAGCTGATATTCCTGGCCGCCTTCGAAGAACGCGTTTCGTTCCCCTTCGAACAGCGAGAAGTGCGTGTGCATCCCGGAACCGGGATGGTGTGAGAAAGGTTTCGGCATGAACGTCGCGTAAATGCCCTGCAAGAGCGCTACTTCTTTGATGATGGTGCGGAACGTCATGAGGTTGTCCGCAGTAGCCAGAACGTCGGCGTAGCGCAGGTCGATCTCATTTTGTCCCGGACCGGATTCGTGGTGCGAGAACTCGACGGAGATGCCGACTTCCTCGAGCGAGGTCACGGCTTTGCGGCGGAAGTCCTGGGCGATGCCGCCGGGCACGTGGTCGAAATAGCTCGCCGAATCCACGGGTTGCGGGTGGCCGTTGGCGTCCATCTCGTCGCTACGCAGCAGATAGAACTCAACTTCTGGATGCGTGTAGCACGTGAATCCCATGTCGGCGGCTTCTTCAACCTGCCGCTTCAAAACGTGACGTGGGTCTGCCATCGATGGTTCGCCATCGGGGGTCAGGATGTCACAGAACATGCGGGAGGTCGGTTCGATGTTGCCTCGCCACGGCAGTAGCTGGAACGTCGATGCGTCGGGTTGCAAGAGCATATCGGATTCGAAGATACGGGAGAGACCTTCGATCGAGGAGCCGTCGAAACCGAGGCCCTCACGGAAAGCACCTTCAACTTCCGCAGGCGCGAGCGCGACAGATTTAAGCGAGCCCACGACGTCGGTGAACCACAAACGCACAAAGCGGACGTCGCGTTCCTCGATAGTCCTGAGAACGAAGTCTTGTTGACGGTTCACTCAATGCTCCTTAACAGAGTTGGTTGCGGGGCGGCGTGTATGACTGGCTGGGTGTGCTGGCGACGGGATTGATGCGCGGTGTGCTCGGCTTGCGGCCGCTTAGTCTTCGTCTTCTTCGTCCCACTTGCGGGTGCGTTCCGCAGCGATCTCGTAGGCGCGGGAGGCTTCTTCCGCAGTACGGTACGGTCCCATGCGGTGCGAACCTACAGACTGCGGACCCTTCTCGACCTCGCCGGTTGAGGTGTTGAACCAGTACTCGCCTTCGGGTGCTTTATCAGTCATGGCGGGCCCCTTTCTGTGGGCTTGCTTATTGGCCTGCTTATGGGCTGCTGCCCCATCGTCGGCACAGCATCATTCTTCTCTTCTTCACATTACGCGTTTATGCCTCGCAGGTGGGTCCTAAACTGGGGGCATGACTGATTCTTCTGCTTCATATTCGAAAGCAACCGCCCCTATCGGGACCCTGACTAAGGGCCGCGTATCTCCTTTGCGTAAGGTTCCTGCCGATATTCAGCGTCCGCCTTATGTTGGCAAGCCTGGGCCAGAAAAATGGGAGGGCGGGGATGTTTACTCCCCTGAGGAGGTCGAACGGATTCGCGCGGCGGGACGAATTGCTGCCGATGCGTTGCAGCTGATCGGTGAGACGGTCAAGCCGGGCATGACCACGGATGAAGTGGATGCGATCGGTCACGAATTCCTGGTAAAGAACGGCGCGTATCCTTCGACGCTTGAGTATCAGGGCTTCCCGAAGTCGACGTGCACCTCGCTCAATGAGGTCATTTGCCACGGCATCCCGGATGACACGGTGATCCAGGATGGCGACATCCTCAACGTGGATATCACCGCGTATAAGGACGGCATGCACGGCGATACGAACGCGACGTTCCTTGTGGGCGATGTCGATCAGGAGTCCCGCGATCTGGTTGAGCGCACGCATGAGGCGATGATGCGCGGTATTCGCGCGGTCAAGCCTGGTCGTCAGATCAATGTGATTGGCCGGACGATCGAGGTGTATGCGAAGCGCTTCGGTCTCGGCGTGATTCGTGACTTCACTGGCCATGGTGTTGGCGGTGCGTTCCACTCGGGTTTGATTGTTCCGCATTACGATGCGGCGCCCGCTTATGACACGGAGATGGTGCCTGGTATGGTCATCACGATCGAGCCGATGCTCGCGCTGGGTACTCACCGGTGGGAACAGTGGGATGACGGCTGGACTGTGGTGACCGCTGACCGGAAGCGTACGGCTCAGTTTGAGCACACGTTGGTTGTGACTGAGAATGGCGCAGATATCCTCACGTTGCCGAGCTCTTGAGCTACTGGCGTGTAAACTTCTAAGCGTTTTCATCCGGGGTACCGGACATATAAAGAGGGGGCTTCTCGATGCTATTTAGCATCGAGAAGCCCCCTTTGAGTTTCTTTGAAGCTGATTCGTCGTGCCTGAATCCCAGGAATCGCCATGGCTTTGCTGTGGAGATTTTATGAAAATCTTTCTGGATATTCCCTTAGTGGCGAACTTGGTGTGCGATATGTAACAAGCTTCGCGAGCTTGATGATGATCACTTCCCTTGAGGAACTCCCCTTTGAGGATAGGAACACCATGAAAAAGAACTCCATGCGCAGCATCGCAGCAGTAGCCGCACTCGGCGTCGGCTTGAGCCTCGGCGCACCTGCCGCCAACGCTGCCCCTACGCCAGCCCCAGCCCAGGCGGCCCCGGCCGTCGCATCGAGCCATCTAGCTCCATTTGGCCCAGCGGATCCAGCCAAGCTTCCTAAGCCTAAACCTGGCGAGGTCCACGGCCCAAAGCCAACGGCAGAGATGCTGACCAAGCAGGGCCCTTACGAATACAAGACACAGAAGCTTCCTGTGGATCTGCGCACCGGATTCTATGGCGGCACCCTCTACTACCC
Encoded proteins:
- the glnA gene encoding type I glutamate--ammonia ligase, which encodes MNRQQDFVLRTIEERDVRFVRLWFTDVVGSLKSVALAPAEVEGAFREGLGFDGSSIEGLSRIFESDMLLQPDASTFQLLPWRGNIEPTSRMFCDILTPDGEPSMADPRHVLKRQVEEAADMGFTCYTHPEVEFYLLRSDEMDANGHPQPVDSASYFDHVPGGIAQDFRRKAVTSLEEVGISVEFSHHESGPGQNEIDLRYADVLATADNLMTFRTIIKEVALLQGIYATFMPKPFSHHPGSGMHTHFSLFEGERNAFFEGGQEYQLSTTARQFIAGVLTHAPEFTAVTNQFVNSYKRLWGGGEAPSHISWGHNNRSALVRVPLYKPEKGQSARVEYRGIDSAANPYLAYACILGAGLKGIRERYDLGDPTEEDIFSLTSRERRVLGLDPLPSTLHEAINVMENSELVADILGEWVFDAFLRNKRAEWDEYRQDISPFELRRYLGML
- the map gene encoding type I methionyl aminopeptidase, giving the protein MTDSSASYSKATAPIGTLTKGRVSPLRKVPADIQRPPYVGKPGPEKWEGGDVYSPEEVERIRAAGRIAADALQLIGETVKPGMTTDEVDAIGHEFLVKNGAYPSTLEYQGFPKSTCTSLNEVICHGIPDDTVIQDGDILNVDITAYKDGMHGDTNATFLVGDVDQESRDLVERTHEAMMRGIRAVKPGRQINVIGRTIEVYAKRFGLGVIRDFTGHGVGGAFHSGLIVPHYDAAPAYDTEMVPGMVITIEPMLALGTHRWEQWDDGWTVVTADRKRTAQFEHTLVVTENGADILTLPSS